One Microbacterium trichothecenolyticum DNA window includes the following coding sequences:
- a CDS encoding substrate-binding domain-containing protein, whose protein sequence is MVQAIESAARAAGYRLTVTNLATSAADDVRASIDHLMRQSIEGLIAVAPQTRVLPILDELKLPVPVQIVASTGTATSHNDQTAGARAAVRHLIELGHTRILHIAGPRDWVEADHRMRGYLAEMDAGDLSPRPPVLGDWTAQFGFEAGVELLRTEDATAVFAGNDYMALGFMHAVRAIGRSVPEDISVVGFDDVPESAHLWPPLTTVRQDFLGIGTRAFADLLVALGESVEADARTEPDHLRLIVRSSTAPPRR, encoded by the coding sequence ATGGTGCAGGCGATCGAGTCCGCGGCGCGGGCGGCGGGGTATCGGTTGACCGTCACGAACCTCGCCACCAGCGCCGCCGACGACGTGCGCGCCTCGATCGACCACCTCATGCGGCAATCGATCGAGGGGCTCATCGCGGTGGCTCCCCAGACACGGGTGCTGCCCATCCTCGACGAGCTCAAGCTGCCCGTCCCGGTGCAGATCGTCGCCTCCACGGGGACGGCCACCTCGCACAATGACCAGACGGCCGGCGCCCGGGCGGCCGTCCGGCATCTCATCGAGCTCGGTCACACCCGCATCCTCCATATCGCCGGCCCGCGCGACTGGGTCGAGGCCGACCACCGCATGCGCGGATATCTGGCCGAGATGGACGCGGGCGACCTGTCGCCGCGCCCACCGGTGTTGGGCGATTGGACGGCGCAGTTCGGGTTCGAGGCGGGCGTGGAGCTGTTGCGTACCGAGGACGCCACCGCGGTGTTCGCGGGCAACGACTATATGGCGCTCGGATTCATGCATGCCGTTCGCGCCATAGGGCGATCCGTGCCCGAGGACATCTCGGTGGTCGGATTCGACGACGTCCCCGAGTCGGCCCACCTCTGGCCGCCGTTGACGACCGTGCGTCAGGACTTCCTCGGCATCGGCACCCGTGCCTTCGCCGACCTGTTGGTGGCATTGGGGGAGTCGGTCGAGGCGGATGCCCGCACCGAACCCGACCACCTGCGCTTGATCGTGCGCTCGTCCACCGCGCCACCGCGTCGCTGA
- a CDS encoding NYN domain-containing protein — protein MPETQSARVAVYLDFDNIVMSWYDRVHGRNAYSRDRQKIAENPIDPEIAERLTKATIDVGAVIDYAASFGTLVLTRAYADWSSPVNAEYRSQLVARAVDLVQLFPAAAYAKNGADIRLAVDAVEDMFRLPDLTHVVIVAGDSDYVPLAQRCKRLGRYVVGVGVAGSTAKSLAAACDRFDAYDSLPGIPNLAETKKDAAPSRPRARKRSKDPAVDLLDRAMQLEGERADGEWLHASAVKDLMKRLDPSFSEKSLGFRSFSDFLKAQTDHVEVDEESNVVQVKAVTRG, from the coding sequence ATGCCCGAAACGCAGAGCGCCCGTGTCGCCGTCTACCTCGACTTCGACAACATCGTCATGTCGTGGTACGACCGCGTGCACGGACGCAACGCCTACTCACGCGACCGGCAGAAGATCGCTGAGAACCCGATCGACCCCGAGATCGCCGAGCGCTTGACGAAGGCGACGATCGACGTCGGTGCGGTCATCGACTACGCGGCATCGTTCGGCACCCTCGTGCTGACCCGTGCGTACGCCGACTGGTCGTCGCCCGTCAACGCCGAATACCGCTCGCAGCTCGTAGCGCGCGCCGTCGACCTCGTGCAATTGTTTCCCGCAGCGGCATATGCCAAGAACGGCGCCGACATCCGCCTCGCCGTGGATGCCGTGGAAGACATGTTCCGCCTGCCCGACCTCACGCACGTCGTCATCGTCGCCGGTGACAGCGATTACGTTCCCCTCGCGCAACGCTGCAAACGCCTCGGCCGCTACGTGGTGGGCGTCGGTGTGGCCGGATCGACGGCAAAGTCGCTCGCCGCTGCCTGCGATCGGTTCGACGCGTACGACTCGCTTCCCGGCATCCCGAACCTGGCCGAGACGAAGAAGGATGCCGCGCCCTCGCGGCCCCGTGCCCGCAAGCGTTCGAAAGACCCCGCGGTCGACCTGCTCGACCGGGCGATGCAGCTCGAGGGAGAGCGCGCCGACGGCGAGTGGCTGCACGCCTCAGCGGTGAAAGACCTCATGAAGCGTCTCGACCCGTCGTTCAGCGAGAAGTCACTCGGGTTCCGCAGCTTCTCGGACTTCCTCAAAGCGCAGACCGACCACGTCGAGGTCGACGAGGAGTCGAACGTCGTGCAGGTGAAGGCCGTGACGCGGGGCTGA
- a CDS encoding M20/M25/M40 family metallo-hydrolase — translation MTPVERFRELLAIPTVSRADPADVDDAAFVAFRATLESLYPLVHEHLDREVVAGHSLLYRWRGRTDAAPLLLLAHQDVVPVDGQEWRHPPFAAEIVGEGPDQTIHARGAIDDKGALVAIFEAVEQSLADGAVPETDVWLAFGHDEETRGTGAQALAALLADRGVRPALVLDEGGAVVEGAVPGVGVPTAMIGVAERGVATFDLVTREAGGHASTPPALPATARLARAIDRLRRRPFPRRLVAPVRAMLATAAPHAVAPYGAVFRRAGLTAPVLIRALSSLGPETNALVRTTAVVTRLEGAAGENVLATTARASVNVRLLTGETLSDVAIHLRRAVADPLVDIELRHGGDPSPVSPWRGDAWRRLASAVTATLGADVVSLPYLQLGASDSRFYTGLTDAVYRFAPFHLTRAERDALHAPDERVRVEVWLRGIRFYRALLVPPSPPAA, via the coding sequence ATGACGCCCGTCGAGCGCTTTCGCGAACTGCTGGCCATTCCCACCGTGTCGCGGGCCGACCCCGCCGACGTCGACGATGCCGCCTTCGTGGCGTTCCGCGCGACGCTGGAGAGTCTGTACCCCTTGGTGCACGAGCACCTGGACCGCGAGGTCGTGGCCGGACACTCGCTCCTTTACCGCTGGAGAGGCCGCACCGATGCCGCACCGCTACTGCTCCTCGCGCATCAGGACGTGGTTCCCGTCGACGGTCAAGAGTGGCGGCATCCGCCCTTCGCGGCCGAGATCGTGGGGGAGGGGCCCGACCAGACCATCCACGCCCGCGGCGCCATCGACGACAAGGGCGCGTTGGTCGCCATCTTCGAGGCGGTGGAGCAGTCGCTGGCCGATGGCGCCGTGCCCGAGACGGACGTCTGGCTGGCTTTCGGTCATGACGAGGAGACGCGCGGAACCGGCGCGCAGGCCCTGGCGGCGCTGCTGGCCGACCGCGGTGTGCGTCCCGCGCTCGTGCTCGACGAGGGCGGCGCTGTCGTCGAGGGGGCCGTTCCCGGTGTCGGCGTTCCGACGGCGATGATCGGCGTGGCCGAGCGTGGCGTCGCCACCTTCGACCTCGTGACGCGCGAGGCCGGCGGACACGCCTCTACGCCTCCGGCCCTGCCGGCGACCGCGCGCCTGGCGCGTGCGATCGACCGGCTGCGTCGTCGGCCGTTTCCCCGACGTCTCGTCGCCCCGGTGCGCGCGATGCTGGCGACGGCCGCACCGCACGCGGTGGCGCCCTATGGCGCGGTGTTTCGGCGGGCCGGGCTGACCGCCCCGGTGCTGATCAGGGCGTTGTCGAGCCTCGGTCCCGAGACGAACGCTCTGGTGCGCACCACCGCCGTGGTGACGCGGCTCGAGGGGGCGGCGGGTGAGAACGTGCTGGCCACGACCGCGCGCGCGAGTGTGAACGTGCGCCTGTTGACGGGGGAGACGCTGTCGGATGTCGCGATCCACCTGCGTCGTGCGGTCGCCGACCCCCTCGTCGACATCGAGCTGCGCCACGGCGGCGACCCGTCGCCGGTGTCGCCGTGGCGAGGCGACGCGTGGCGGCGGCTGGCGAGCGCGGTGACCGCCACTCTCGGCGCCGATGTCGTGTCCCTGCCGTATCTGCAGCTCGGCGCCAGCGACAGTCGGTTCTACACCGGACTCACCGACGCCGTGTATCGCTTCGCCCCGTTCCACCTCACCCGCGCCGAGCGCGATGCCCTGCATGCGCCCGATGAGCGTGTCCGCGTCGAGGTGTGGCTGCGCGGCATCCGGTTCTACCGCGCCCTCTTGGTGCCGCCGTCCCCTCCAGCGGCATGA
- a CDS encoding ATP-dependent DNA ligase has product MLFGDIDAALTTVTGTRSRLAKVETLAAVLRALDPDEIEPAVGLLTAAPRQGRLGVGWRTLSTRGGAHAPTSSLTISEVDEAFARLVKTGGAGSVSVRTALLDDLAARATATEWQLLVRIMTGELRTGALEGVLVDAVARASERDGALVRRAAMLSGDLGETARIALTGAAEELAAVGLVVGRGVQPMLASTAKTVAEALEAAGRASVEYKLDGARIQVHRHGDEVRVFTRTLADVTHRVPEIVDVALSLPVDDVILDGETLSLDDDGAPRPFQDTMARFGAETAQAIALRPWFFDILHVDGRDLIDEPLRARLDELQRAAGEYRIPAQLTDDVEVAEAFARAALDAGHEGVMVKGLDAAYSAGRRGKSWLKVKPVHTFDLVVLGVERGSGRRARWFSNLHLGARDPAGLFGDPGGFVMVGKTFKGLTDDVLRWQTAHFAERATGEVPGGIRVAPDTVVEIAIDGVQRSVRYPGGVALRFARVKGYRPDKRVGDADTIDTLRAMLPAGADAGAPSDDGDTAS; this is encoded by the coding sequence ATGCTCTTCGGCGATATCGATGCGGCCCTCACGACGGTGACGGGCACACGCTCGCGCCTGGCCAAGGTCGAGACCCTTGCGGCGGTGTTGCGCGCTCTCGATCCCGACGAGATCGAGCCGGCGGTGGGACTGCTCACGGCGGCTCCCCGGCAGGGACGCCTGGGCGTCGGGTGGCGCACGCTGTCGACGCGCGGAGGAGCTCACGCGCCCACGTCGTCGCTGACGATCAGTGAGGTCGACGAGGCCTTCGCCCGGCTGGTGAAGACCGGGGGAGCGGGGTCGGTCTCGGTCCGCACCGCTCTGCTCGACGACCTCGCCGCGCGGGCGACGGCGACCGAGTGGCAGCTGCTCGTACGCATCATGACCGGAGAGCTGCGCACCGGCGCGCTCGAGGGCGTGCTCGTGGATGCCGTCGCCCGGGCGAGCGAGCGCGACGGCGCCCTCGTGCGCCGGGCCGCCATGCTGTCGGGCGATCTCGGCGAGACTGCCCGCATCGCGCTCACCGGGGCCGCCGAAGAGCTCGCTGCCGTCGGACTCGTCGTCGGCCGCGGGGTGCAGCCGATGCTCGCCTCGACCGCGAAGACCGTCGCCGAGGCCCTCGAGGCGGCGGGGCGGGCGTCGGTCGAATACAAGCTCGACGGCGCCCGCATACAGGTGCACCGGCACGGCGACGAGGTGCGCGTGTTCACTCGAACCCTCGCCGACGTCACCCACCGCGTGCCCGAGATCGTCGACGTGGCCCTGTCGCTGCCCGTCGACGACGTGATCCTCGACGGCGAGACGCTCTCGCTCGACGACGACGGCGCTCCGCGCCCTTTCCAAGACACCATGGCGCGCTTCGGAGCCGAGACCGCGCAGGCCATCGCCCTGCGCCCCTGGTTCTTCGACATCCTGCACGTCGACGGGCGAGACCTGATCGATGAGCCTTTGCGCGCCCGCCTCGACGAGCTGCAGCGCGCGGCGGGGGAGTACCGCATCCCGGCCCAGCTGACCGACGACGTCGAGGTCGCCGAGGCGTTCGCTCGCGCGGCGCTCGACGCCGGGCACGAGGGCGTCATGGTGAAGGGGCTCGACGCGGCGTACTCTGCCGGGCGCCGCGGGAAGAGTTGGCTCAAGGTCAAGCCCGTCCACACGTTCGATCTCGTCGTGCTCGGCGTCGAGCGCGGATCCGGACGACGCGCGCGGTGGTTCTCGAACCTGCACCTGGGTGCGCGCGACCCGGCCGGTCTGTTCGGCGACCCCGGCGGCTTCGTCATGGTCGGCAAGACGTTCAAGGGACTCACCGACGATGTGCTGCGCTGGCAGACCGCGCACTTTGCCGAGCGTGCGACGGGCGAGGTTCCGGGCGGCATCCGCGTCGCCCCCGACACCGTCGTCGAGATCGCGATCGACGGCGTCCAGCGCTCGGTGCGCTACCCGGGCGGTGTCGCGCTGCGGTTCGCCCGGGTCAAGGGTTACCGCCCCGACAAGAGGGTCGGCGACGCCGACACGATCGACACGTTGCGCGCGATGCTGCCGGCCGGCGCCGATGCTGGCGCCCCGAGTGACGACGGCGACACGGCATCGTGA
- a CDS encoding GNAT family N-acetyltransferase, translating into MGRADDTKREVREAEPADAVAIATVHATSWRETYGRFVDDPETSEWFAVDRRIRMWADDLDAGTFTTMVATIDGEIVGFAAARPTSGPDAARPEELAMLYVVAHAHGTGAGQALLDAVLDDRPAQLWVAADNPRAHAFYRRNGFRPDGAESSFGPIPTTVRLVR; encoded by the coding sequence ATGGGGAGAGCCGACGACACGAAGCGGGAGGTTCGCGAAGCGGAGCCCGCGGATGCGGTGGCGATCGCGACGGTGCACGCGACGTCGTGGCGCGAGACCTACGGACGGTTCGTCGACGACCCGGAAACGAGCGAATGGTTCGCCGTCGACCGCCGTATCCGGATGTGGGCCGACGACCTCGACGCGGGGACCTTCACGACGATGGTCGCGACCATCGATGGCGAGATCGTCGGCTTCGCGGCCGCCCGACCCACGTCAGGCCCTGACGCGGCCCGCCCGGAGGAGCTCGCGATGCTCTATGTCGTCGCTCACGCGCACGGAACGGGCGCCGGTCAGGCCCTGCTCGATGCGGTGCTCGACGATCGACCGGCGCAGCTCTGGGTCGCCGCCGACAATCCTCGGGCGCACGCGTTCTATCGGCGCAACGGCTTCCGACCGGATGGTGCCGAGTCGTCGTTCGGTCCCATCCCGACCACGGTGCGCTTGGTGCGCTGA
- a CDS encoding Gfo/Idh/MocA family protein, which translates to MTGLHWGILATGGIAHAFTSDLRTAGLDVAAVGSRRIDSAREFADQYGIPHAHGSYEELAADPTVDIVYIATPHPGHVENALLALDHGKHVLVEKPFTLNAAEAAAIRDRAAEKGLLAMEAMWTRYLPHMVRIREILAAGTLGEIRVVSADHTQKISTDPAHRLNALELGGGALLDLGIYPLSFAIDVLGLPEQITALARLSDAGSDAEVATILVHPGGAMSTTVSSSRGAGANTAQIVGTEARIEIDRVWYTPTSFRVITPDNEVAEEFTTDIEGRGMQFQALAAERLVAAGVTSSDVLPIDETVAIMGVLDEVRRQIGVVYPGER; encoded by the coding sequence ATGACTGGACTGCACTGGGGCATCCTCGCCACGGGCGGCATCGCGCACGCCTTCACCTCCGATCTGCGTACCGCGGGTCTCGACGTCGCCGCCGTCGGCTCACGCCGCATCGACAGCGCGCGGGAGTTCGCCGATCAGTACGGCATCCCGCATGCGCACGGCTCCTACGAAGAGCTGGCGGCCGACCCCACCGTCGACATCGTCTACATCGCGACCCCGCACCCCGGTCACGTCGAGAACGCGCTGCTCGCTCTCGACCACGGCAAGCACGTGCTCGTTGAGAAGCCGTTCACGCTGAACGCGGCCGAAGCCGCCGCCATCCGCGACCGGGCGGCCGAGAAGGGGCTGCTCGCGATGGAGGCCATGTGGACGCGGTACCTGCCGCACATGGTCCGCATCCGTGAGATCCTCGCGGCGGGGACGCTGGGTGAGATCCGCGTCGTCTCCGCGGACCACACGCAGAAGATCTCCACCGACCCCGCCCACCGGCTGAACGCCCTCGAGCTGGGCGGCGGCGCGCTGCTGGACCTCGGGATCTATCCCCTCTCGTTCGCGATCGACGTGCTCGGCCTTCCCGAGCAGATCACCGCGCTGGCCCGCCTGTCGGATGCCGGCAGCGACGCCGAAGTCGCCACGATCCTCGTGCACCCCGGCGGAGCGATGTCGACCACGGTGTCGTCGTCGCGCGGCGCGGGCGCGAACACCGCCCAGATCGTCGGCACCGAAGCGCGCATCGAGATCGACCGCGTCTGGTACACCCCCACCTCGTTCCGCGTGATCACGCCCGACAACGAGGTGGCCGAGGAATTCACGACCGACATCGAGGGTCGCGGCATGCAGTTCCAGGCCCTCGCCGCCGAGCGTCTCGTGGCAGCCGGCGTGACGTCGAGCGACGTGCTCCCGATCGACGAGACCGTCGCGATCATGGGCGTGCTCGACGAGGTGCGACGCCAGATCGGCGTGGTCTACCCCGGAGAGCGCTGA
- a CDS encoding RecQ family ATP-dependent DNA helicase, whose protein sequence is MNAPATLAQSARTAREVFGWDDLLPGQAEAIDAVVGGRDTLVVFPTGAGKSAVYQIAGCELGGVTVVLSPLLALQRDQIDSIDAAPDAPAAVALNSRTSAAARKNAWAAIESDDAVYAFLAPEQLANPEVFDRLVKADVRLMVVDEAHCVSAWGHDFRPDYARIGDAVEALGHPPVLALTATASAPVRDDITASLGMRDPHLEVRGMDRPEIHMSVRRHEDDAGKRRAVVADVQDAGGPALLYVATRKETDAYAEELTELGLRAAAYHGAMAQKRRDEVHTAWSAGELDVVVATSAFGMGVDKSDVRLVVHADVTESLDAYAQEIGRAARDGQPARAILHYRAEDFSLRSFFAGGHSKKGDIAGVWDALRRSKRPMRAKDIAEEAERSTRAIGRVLNQLIACGLAISGPDGVSAMSTASAGDAVSAVRERDEAEERIRASRIAIMRGYAETAHCRRRALLEYFGVEAAERCGACDRCDASAVAPADASAVTAAEEEPATADADGIRIDATVEHGEFGTGTVMGIEDDRLTVFFPEHGYKVLARAAFENGILGLGEAA, encoded by the coding sequence GTGAACGCTCCCGCCACTCTCGCACAGTCCGCGCGCACGGCCCGTGAGGTCTTCGGCTGGGACGACCTGCTGCCCGGCCAGGCAGAGGCGATCGACGCTGTCGTCGGCGGGCGCGACACCCTCGTGGTGTTCCCCACGGGCGCGGGCAAGTCGGCCGTCTACCAGATCGCGGGGTGCGAGTTGGGCGGGGTCACCGTCGTGCTGTCACCGTTGCTGGCGCTGCAGCGCGACCAGATCGACTCCATCGATGCCGCACCCGACGCACCCGCCGCCGTGGCGCTGAACTCGCGCACGAGCGCCGCTGCGCGCAAGAACGCGTGGGCCGCCATCGAGAGCGACGATGCCGTGTACGCCTTTCTCGCTCCCGAACAGCTCGCCAACCCCGAGGTCTTCGATCGCCTCGTGAAGGCCGACGTGCGCTTGATGGTCGTTGACGAAGCCCACTGCGTCTCCGCTTGGGGGCATGACTTCCGGCCCGACTACGCCCGTATCGGCGACGCCGTCGAGGCCCTCGGGCACCCGCCCGTCCTCGCGCTGACGGCCACGGCATCCGCCCCCGTCCGCGACGACATCACGGCGAGCCTGGGAATGCGCGACCCGCACCTCGAAGTGCGCGGCATGGATCGCCCCGAGATCCACATGAGCGTGCGCCGTCACGAAGACGACGCGGGCAAGCGGCGCGCGGTCGTGGCGGATGTTCAGGATGCCGGTGGCCCGGCGCTGCTGTACGTGGCGACGCGCAAGGAAACCGACGCGTATGCGGAGGAGCTCACCGAACTGGGTCTGCGCGCGGCGGCCTACCACGGGGCGATGGCGCAGAAGCGGCGCGACGAGGTGCACACCGCCTGGAGCGCGGGCGAGCTCGACGTCGTCGTCGCGACCTCGGCCTTTGGGATGGGCGTCGACAAGAGCGACGTGCGCCTCGTCGTGCACGCCGACGTGACCGAGTCGCTCGACGCGTATGCGCAGGAGATCGGCCGGGCTGCGCGCGACGGTCAGCCGGCGCGGGCGATCCTGCACTACCGCGCCGAGGACTTCTCGCTGCGGTCGTTCTTCGCCGGCGGGCACAGCAAGAAGGGCGACATCGCCGGGGTGTGGGACGCGCTTCGACGGTCGAAGAGACCGATGCGCGCGAAGGACATCGCCGAGGAGGCCGAGCGCTCGACGCGCGCGATCGGCCGGGTTCTCAACCAGCTCATCGCGTGCGGGTTGGCCATTTCGGGTCCCGACGGCGTGTCGGCGATGTCGACGGCGTCGGCGGGAGACGCGGTGAGCGCCGTACGCGAACGTGACGAAGCCGAGGAGCGCATCCGCGCCTCCCGCATCGCGATCATGCGGGGCTACGCCGAGACTGCCCACTGCCGGCGGCGCGCGCTGCTGGAGTACTTCGGCGTCGAGGCCGCCGAGCGCTGCGGCGCATGCGATCGCTGCGACGCGAGCGCTGTCGCCCCAGCCGACGCGAGCGCTGTCACCGCAGCCGAGGAGGAGCCGGCAACCGCCGACGCCGACGGCATCCGCATCGACGCCACCGTCGAGCACGGCGAGTTCGGAACGGGCACCGTCATGGGCATCGAGGACGACCGACTGACGGTGTTCTTCCCCGAGCACGGCTACAAGGTGCTGGCGCGCGCGGCGTTCGAGAACGGCATCCTGGGGCTCGGGGAGGCGGCGTGA
- a CDS encoding DoxX family protein, which translates to MPRRRGLTVRFLARGVLAALLVAAGVSHLTWGRRGYRIVVPDWATRLLRTDKDAIVVASGAVELLLGAALIAFPRERGRIGAAVAAFFVAVFPGNVHQWRTGRPAPGLATDRARFVRLFLQVPLIAWAWWATRAR; encoded by the coding sequence ATGCCACGACGTCGAGGTCTCACCGTCCGCTTCCTCGCGCGGGGAGTGCTGGCCGCGCTGCTCGTTGCGGCCGGGGTCAGCCACCTGACGTGGGGGCGCCGGGGCTATCGGATCGTGGTGCCCGACTGGGCAACGCGCCTCTTGCGGACCGACAAGGACGCGATCGTCGTGGCATCCGGTGCGGTGGAGCTCCTCCTCGGCGCGGCCCTCATCGCGTTCCCCCGCGAGCGTGGGCGCATCGGTGCTGCTGTCGCCGCGTTCTTCGTCGCCGTCTTCCCGGGAAACGTGCACCAGTGGCGCACCGGCCGGCCCGCGCCAGGCCTGGCCACCGACCGCGCGCGTTTCGTCCGGCTGTTCCTGCAGGTGCCGCTCATCGCCTGGGCGTGGTGGGCGACGCGGGCACGCTGA
- the chvE gene encoding multiple monosaccharide ABC transporter substrate-binding protein, protein MLKAVAGAGVLALGIGLAGCAGDRTGGGSGDSQEAGGTIGVAMPTQQSERWIADGNNVKSQLEDLGYTVDLQYANDDIPTQVSQIENMITTGAKALIIASIDGTTLTDVLQQAKDANIPVIAYDRLINGTENVDYYTTFDNYKVGVQQATSLLTGLGVLDASGKETGATGPFNVELFAGSPDDNNATFFWNGAIDTLKPYMDKGVITVPSGQTEFGQAAILRWLPETAQKRMENILTVIGGTKLDGVLSPYDGLSIGIISALTSGGYSASDLPVITGQDAEVGSIKSIIAGEQYSTIFKDTRELAKQAVTMVDDIRKGEEVEVNDTETYDNGSKVVPSYLLQSTIVTKDNYKEILVDSGYYTEADLG, encoded by the coding sequence ATGCTCAAGGCGGTCGCGGGAGCGGGCGTCCTCGCGCTCGGCATCGGCCTGGCCGGTTGCGCCGGAGACCGTACCGGCGGCGGCAGCGGAGACTCGCAGGAAGCCGGCGGCACCATCGGCGTCGCCATGCCGACCCAGCAGTCGGAGCGCTGGATCGCCGATGGCAACAACGTCAAGTCGCAGCTGGAGGACCTCGGCTACACCGTCGACCTGCAGTACGCCAACGACGACATCCCCACGCAGGTCTCGCAGATCGAGAACATGATCACCACGGGCGCCAAGGCCCTGATCATCGCCTCCATCGACGGCACCACGCTGACTGACGTCCTGCAGCAGGCCAAGGACGCGAACATCCCCGTCATCGCGTACGACCGCCTCATCAACGGCACCGAGAACGTCGACTACTACACGACCTTCGACAACTACAAGGTCGGCGTGCAGCAGGCCACCTCGCTCCTCACCGGCCTCGGAGTTCTCGACGCCTCGGGCAAGGAGACAGGCGCAACCGGTCCGTTCAACGTCGAGCTGTTCGCGGGCAGCCCCGACGACAACAACGCCACGTTCTTCTGGAACGGTGCCATCGACACGCTCAAGCCGTACATGGACAAGGGCGTCATCACGGTCCCGTCGGGCCAGACCGAGTTCGGCCAGGCGGCTATCCTCCGCTGGCTGCCCGAGACGGCGCAGAAGCGCATGGAGAACATCCTCACCGTCATCGGCGGCACCAAGCTCGACGGCGTGCTCTCGCCCTACGACGGCCTGTCGATCGGCATCATCTCGGCGCTCACCTCGGGCGGCTACTCGGCCAGCGACCTCCCCGTCATCACCGGTCAGGATGCCGAGGTCGGCTCGATCAAGTCGATCATCGCGGGCGAGCAGTACTCGACGATCTTCAAGGACACGCGCGAGCTCGCCAAGCAGGCCGTGACCATGGTCGATGACATCCGCAAGGGCGAAGAGGTCGAGGTCAACGACACCGAGACCTACGACAACGGCTCGAAGGTCGTCCCGTCGTACCTCCTGCAGTCGACCATCGTCACGAAGGACAACTACAAGGAGATCCTCGTCGACAGCGGGTACTACACCGAGGCCGACCTGGGTTGA